The genome window CGACGCCGCGATCAGCGTAGCGAAGTAGACACCCACACAGCCTTGTCATCGTTAGGGAGCTCGCTGCGGTTTTGTGATTTCGCGGGACATGCATGCGTATCCAGAGACGGCGCAGCGTTTCTAGGAACCATTCTTAGGGCATGTTTGGCTTCACGAGGGTGCCGGGTATGCTTTGGCCGTTCTGATGCAACACTAGCGAAGTGGCGTGGCCGGTGCTATCGAGCACGAACGTAATAGTCGCATCGACGCCGCTGACTTTATAGGTCGTGCCCGATTGTAACGTCAGCTCAACTTGTGACTGCCTCGTACCTTGGCCATACAGTACGCCGTTGTCTTCAAATATCGTGATCGCGAAAGTCGGCGACAACCGGTAAACACCGACGAGCGGTGAATTGCCGTGCGGCAGCACCGCCGGTGGTGGTGTCGCAAGAACGGGCGACGCAGGGATGGTTCCCGGCGCAAGAAGGTGCGCGGCGAGAGCGTCGACGTCGAAACTGGCGACGTTTGTGAGAACGACGATTCCAATGCCACTCGCGCGGTCGAATCCAAGGAATGAGTGATAGCCCCCAGTTTGCCCATTATGCCAGGTGATGTGCGAATCAATATTGGTAAACCAATTCAGACCAATCTTCATGAACGGCGCAATCGTCGTGTCGCTGCGAGGCGTCTGCGCGAAAGCCATCGCTTTACCTAAGGGACCCGCCGGCGCGTTCATATTTGCTTTTAAGTAAAGTAACATATCGTGCATCGAAGAGTTGATTGCGCCCGCACCTGCGAGCCCGGTGAGTGTCCAAGCCGGACTCGGTGTGAGCTCCTGCGTGAACCCGGGCATAAGGCGGGCCCGAATCTCTGGGGTGAGGCCGGCAGCCGTCTCGTTCATTCCAAGCGGTGTGAGAACGCCGGACTCCACGAGTGACGCGTAATCCAAGTGCGCCGCGTTCGAGAGCAACGTTCCAAGCAGACCGACGCCGACGTTCGAGTACTCAAACTTTGTCGCCGGCGCTCGCGTCAGTACGTAGCTGCCAAGAAAGTCGTAAAGTCGTGCGGCCCCATAGTCGGCATACGGATCGCTGAGATTCGACGGAGCGAAGTTGGTGGGCATCTCGGGTAGCCCTGAGTTCTGCTCGGCGAGCTCGAGGAGCGTTATCGGCTGACCCCTGTACTCAGGCGTACGAGTTCCACGCGGAAGATATTTACCAATCGGGTCGTCCAGGTTAACGGCACCTTTTTGAACCATTTCGGCTAATAGAGTTGCCGTAAATGTCTTGGTTATCGAGCCTATCTGAAATTCGGTCGATGCATCGAGCGGCGGCGCGCCCGCCGGAGGTCTCCCGGCGGTGAAAATTCTGCTCTGACCGTGGTCTACTAAGCCTACGACGACGACGACCCCTGGTGCCCGCGAAACGAACCTATCGATCGATTGTTGGACTTCTTCGGACGACGCTGGGCTAGCAGCATCGGCCGGCCATGGTGCGAACGAGATAGCGAAAGCCACGGCCAAAATAAACGACACGCACTTACTCACGCGCATTTGATTGGACGCCGGAAATCAGACTCCGCTGTCATAGGCGACCTGGGCACGGCTCGTACGGACGAACGATTGCAACGACGGATATGGGACAGCGACGACACGGGGCCGAAACGACGTCCATATGCAGCCGCCCTCGGTGAGAGTCCGCGCCGCCGCAACCGGCGACTTGATGTCAATCAGGGCCCTGTCTATGACGACGCCATGGGAAAAGAGCGATTTTGTAAAGCGCGCGGTTGATCTCGGCCACGTCAGTGTTGCAGTGAATCAGGATATCATTCTCGGCTTTATTGTGTGGAATGACGAGTTTTTCGAGAAGCCGTTCGTCTGGCTCATCGTGGTGGATAGCAATCATCGCAGACTTGGCATTGGAACAAAGCTTTTCGAGTACGTCGAAGCGCGTCATGCGGGACATCGTTTGTACACCTCTACGAATCGCAGCAATTACATCATG of Candidatus Tumulicola sp. contains these proteins:
- a CDS encoding GNAT family N-acetyltransferase, yielding MQPPSVRVRAAATGDLMSIRALSMTTPWEKSDFVKRAVDLGHVSVAVNQDIILGFIVWNDEFFEKPFVWLIVVDSNHRRLGIGTKLFEYVEARHAGHRLYTSTNRSNYIMAAFLSGRGYAVVGEIDLDPGDPEIFYRQSRHVG
- a CDS encoding serine hydrolase, whose amino-acid sequence is MAFAISFAPWPADAASPASSEEVQQSIDRFVSRAPGVVVVVGLVDHGQSRIFTAGRPPAGAPPLDASTEFQIGSITKTFTATLLAEMVQKGAVNLDDPIGKYLPRGTRTPEYRGQPITLLELAEQNSGLPEMPTNFAPSNLSDPYADYGAARLYDFLGSYVLTRAPATKFEYSNVGVGLLGTLLSNAAHLDYASLVESGVLTPLGMNETAAGLTPEIRARLMPGFTQELTPSPAWTLTGLAGAGAINSSMHDMLLYLKANMNAPAGPLGKAMAFAQTPRSDTTIAPFMKIGLNWFTNIDSHITWHNGQTGGYHSFLGFDRASGIGIVVLTNVASFDVDALAAHLLAPGTIPASPVLATPPPAVLPHGNSPLVGVYRLSPTFAITIFEDNGVLYGQGTRQSQVELTLQSGTTYKVSGVDATITFVLDSTGHATSLVLHQNGQSIPGTLVKPNMP